TTGCCCAAAACCAGGCGGCCAGAGCAGCTGCGGGGAAGATTCTGTTCTTCTCAGACGCAAATTCAATCTGGGAAAAGGATGCGTTATGGTGTCTGGCGGCGAGGTTTGAGAATCCGGGAACAGGTTATGTTTGCGGCAGGTTAAAGTATGTTAACGAAGAGACCGGAAGCGGCTTCTCGGAAGGGTTGTACTGGAGGTATGAGCTGTACCTGCGCTTTTTAGAATCAAGCATTTTTTCGATTACTGCCGGAAACGGGGCTGTCTATGCAGTCAGGGCCGGCGATTATCTGGAGATAGACGACCTTTACTGCCATGATCTGGAGCTTCCGCACGAGTTGGTTAAAAGGGGAAAGCTCGCTTTATACGAGCCTGCGGCTGTTGCCTGGGAAAAAGCAGCCGGGGAAGCCGAAGAGGAATACGCGCGCAAAGTAAGGATGTTAAGCAGGACATGGCGGCGCATACTGACGGGGCCCAGCCTTTACAACCCTTTTAAATACGGTCCCGTATACTCCTGGATGATGATTTCCCACAGGCTGCTCAGGTATCTGATTCCATTCTTGCAGATTATTATTTTTAGCTCTTCATTGTTTTTAAAAAACAGCAGCCCGGTTTACCTGGCTGCTTTTACCGCCCAACTGGTTTTTTATGCGCTTGCCCTTGCCGGTAAAGTGTTTAAATTAAAGAACAGGTTGTTCTTTGTGCCTTATTATTTTTGTATGTTTAACCTGGCGTCTCTGGTTGGATTTTTTAAAGCCCTTTCAAGAAATGTGTCCCCTGTGTGGGAAAAGGCCGACAGCACCCGGTGA
This DNA window, taken from Desulfotomaculum sp., encodes the following:
- a CDS encoding glycosyl transferase family 2, encoding MFLNIFMEAPGMKILFWAAAALTFYTFFLYPVFLSLVVRMILKRKPEPPGLPDEQEWPRVSLIIAAHNEEKVIEKKLLNTAELDYPPGQLEVIVVSDNSTDGTNEIVRKYENKGVILVEVDQRRGKTFAQNQAARAAAGKILFFSDANSIWEKDALWCLAARFENPGTGYVCGRLKYVNEETGSGFSEGLYWRYELYLRFLESSIFSITAGNGAVYAVRAGDYLEIDDLYCHDLELPHELVKRGKLALYEPAAVAWEKAAGEAEEEYARKVRMLSRTWRRILTGPSLYNPFKYGPVYSWMMISHRLLRYLIPFLQIIIFSSSLFLKNSSPVYLAAFTAQLVFYALALAGKVFKLKNRLFFVPYYFCMFNLASLVGFFKALSRNVSPVWEKADSTR